A stretch of Oncorhynchus mykiss isolate Arlee chromosome 12, USDA_OmykA_1.1, whole genome shotgun sequence DNA encodes these proteins:
- the LOC110538675 gene encoding dynamin-2 isoform X8 produces MGNRGMEDLIPLINKLQDAFSSIGQSCNLDLPQIAVVGGQSAGKSSVLENFVGRDFLPRGSGIVTRRPLILQLCFNKAEYAEFLHCKGRKFVDFEEVRAEIEAETDRITGSNKGISAIPINLRVYSPNVLNLTLIDLPGMTKVAVGDQPLDIEHQIRDMLLQFITKESCLILAVTPANQDLANSDALKIAKEVDPQGLRTIGVITKLDLMDEGTDAKDILENKLLPLRRGYIGVVNRSQKDIDGRKDIRAALAAERKFFLSHPGYRHMAERMGTPHLQKQLNQQLTNHIRDTLPGLRSKLQSQVLSLEKEVEEYKNFRPDDPTRKTKALLQMVQQFGVDFEKRIEGSGDQVDTAELSGGAKINRIFHERFPFELVKIVFDEKELRREISHAIKNVHGVRTGLFTPDLAFEAIVKKQIIKLKEPCIKCIDLVIQELINTVRQCTNKLGSYPRLREETERIVTTYVREREGKTKDQVMLLIDIELSYINTNHEDFIGFANAQQRNIHQNKKRAIPNQGEILVIRKGWLTINISIMKGGSKEYWFILTAESLSWYKDEEEKEKKYMLPLDNLKLRDVEKGFMSTKHVFGVFNTESRNVYKDLRQIELACDTQEDVDSWKASFLRAGVYPEKDQVDTEDTAPSETFSMDPQLERQVETIRNLVDSYIGIVNKSIRDLMPKTIMHLMINSAKDFIHSELLAYLYSSGDQNSLMEESADQAQRRDEMLRMYHALKEALHIIGDITTTTVTVPVPPPVNDSWMQEASPTPQRRPPAAAAPPPSRPPAVSGPRPGPPLNPSPAFGGPPIPSRPGPPPSNAFGSNNHQDPFSAPPLIPSRPARIPPGVPSRRPPGAPHRPTIIRPAEPSLLD; encoded by the exons ggattTTCTTCCTCGAGGATCAGGCATTGTCACCCGTAGACCTCTGATCCTGCAGCTGTGCTTTAACAAAGCCG AGTATGCAGAGTTCCTACACTGTAAAGGGAGGAAGTTTGTGGACTTTGAGGAAGTCCGGGCGGAGATTGAGGCGGAGACCGACAGGATCACAGGCTCCAACAAGGGCATCTCCGCCATCCCCATCAACCTCCGGGTCTACTCCCCTAACG TGTTAAACCTGACTCTGATCGACCTGCCGGGGATGACTAAGGTGGCAGTGGGGGACCAGCCGCTGGACATAGAGCACCAGATCAGGGACATGCTGCTGCAGTTCATCACCAAGGAGAGTTGCCTCATCCTGGCCGTCACCCCCGCCAACCAGGACCTGGCCAACTCCGACGCCCTCAAGATTGCCAAGGAGGTGGACCCACAGG GTCTGCGCACTATTGGCGTGATCACAAAGCTGGACCTGATGGACGAAGGGACGGATGCTAAAGACATCCTGGAGAACAAACTGCTACCTCTGCGTAGAG GTTATATCGGCGTGGTGAACCGCAGTCAGAAGGACATAGATGGCAGGAAGGACATCCGCGCTGCGCTGGCTGCTGAGAGGAAGTTCTTCCTGTCTCACCCGGGCTACAGACACATGGCCGAGCGCATGGGCACCCCACACCTGCAGAAACAACTAAACCAG caacTGACCAACCACATCAGGGACACTCTGCCTGGGCTACGCAGTAAGCTGCAGAGCCAGGTGCTCTCCCtggagaaagaggtggaggagtaCAAGAACTTCCGTCCCGATGACCCCACACGCAAGACCAAGGCCCTGCTGCA GATGGTGCAGCAGTTTGGGGTGGATTTTGAGAAGCGTATCGAGGGCTCTGGGGACCAGGTGGACACAGCGGAGCTGTCGGGCGGTGCCAAAATCAACCGGATCTTCCACGAGCGCTTCCCCTTCGAGCTGGTCAAG aTTGTGTTTGATGAGAAGGAGTTGAGGAGGGAGATCAGTCATGCCATCAAGAATGTCCATGGTGTCAG AACGGGCCTGTTCACTCCCGACCTGGCGTTTGAGGCCATTGTGAAAAAGCAGATCATTAAGCTGAAAGAGCCCTGTATCAAATGTATCGACCTTGTCATTCAGGAGCTCATCAACACAGTCAGGCAGTGCACCAACAAG CTGGGTTCTTACCCCCGGCTGAGAGAGGAGACCGAGAGGATCGTCACCACCtacgtcagagagagagagggcaagaccAAGGACCAG GTGATGCTGCTGATTGACATTGAGCTGTCCTACATCAACACCAACCACGAGGACTTTATAGGCTTCGCCAA TGCCCAGCAGAGAAATATACACCAGAACAAGAAGAGGGCCATTCCAAACCAG GGTGAGATTCTG GTCATCCGCAAAGGCTGGCTCACCATCAACATCAGCATCATGAAGGGAGGCTCCAAGGAGTACTGGTTCATCCTTACCGCAGAGTCACTATCCTGGTACAAGGATGAGGAG gagaaagagaagaagtacATGCTTCCCCTAGATAACCTCAAGCTGAGGGACGTGGAGAAAGGCTTCATGTCCACCAAACACGTATTTGGCGTCTTCAACACTGAATCCAG GAATGTGTATAAGGACCTGCGTCAGATTGAACTGGCCTGTGACACCCAGGAGGACGTGGACAGTTGGAAAGCCTCCTTCCTGAGGGCTGGGGTCTACCCTGAGAAGGACCAG GTGGACACTGAGGATACGGCCCCGTCAGAAACCTTCTCCATGGACCCCCAGCTGGAGAGGCAGGTGGAGACCATCCGTAACCTGGTGGACTCCTACATCGGCATCGTCAACAAGTCCATCAGGGACCTCATGCCCAAGACCATCATGCACCTCATGATCAACAGC gcTAAGGACTTCATCCACTCAGAGCTGCTGGCCTACCTGTACTCGTCAGGGGACCAAAACAGCCTGATGGAGGAGTCAGCTGACCAGGCGCAGCGCCGCGACGAGATGCTCCGCATGTACCACGCCCTCAAGGAGGCACTGCACATCATCGgtgacatcaccaccaccaccgtgACGGTCCCCGTGCCGCCGCCCGTCAACGACAGCTGGATGCAGgaagccag TCCTACCCCCCAGCGCCGCCCCCCGGCCGCAGCAGCCCCTCCCCCAAGCCGTCCTCCTGCAGTGAGTGGCCCAAGGCCGGGAccacccctcaacccctccccagCGTTTGGGGGGCCCCCCATCCCTTCTCGCCCGGGCCCGCCGCCCAGTAACGCCTTTGGCAGCAACAACCATCAGGACCCTTTCAGTGCCCCCCCACTGATCCCCTCTCGGCCCGCTCGCATCCCCCCTGGCGTGCCCAG cCGAAGACCCCCTGGCGCTCCTCACCGGCCCACCATAATCCGCCCTGCCGAGCCCTCCCTGCTAGACTAG
- the LOC110538675 gene encoding dynamin-2 isoform X3 → MGNRGMEDLIPLINKLQDAFSSIGQSCNLDLPQIAVVGGQSAGKSSVLENFVGRDFLPRGSGIVTRRPLILQLCFNKAEYAEFLHCKGRKFVDFEEVRAEIEAETDRITGSNKGISAIPINLRVYSPNVLNLTLIDLPGMTKVAVGDQPLDIEHQIRDMLLQFITKESCLILAVTPANQDLANSDALKIAKEVDPQGLRTIGVITKLDLMDEGTDAKDILENKLLPLRRGYIGVVNRSQKDIDGRKDIRAALAAERKFFLSHPGYRHMAERMGTPHLQKQLNQQLTNHIRDTLPGLRSKLQSQVLSLEKEVEEYKNFRPDDPTRKTKALLQMVQQFGVDFEKRIEGSGDQVDTAELSGGAKINRIFHERFPFELVKIVFDEKELRREISHAIKNVHGVRTGLFTPDLAFEAIVKKQIIKLKEPCIKCIDLVIQELINTVRQCTNKLGSYPRLREETERIVTTYVREREGKTKDQVMLLIDIELSYINTNHEDFIGFANLDFRRHDDGSPPGYGNNSAQQRNIHQNKKRAIPNQGEILVIRKGWLTINISIMKGGSKEYWFILTAESLSWYKDEEEKEKKYMLPLDNLKLRDVEKGFMSTKHVFGVFNTESRNVYKDLRQIELACDTQEDVDSWKASFLRAGVYPEKDQVDTEDTAPSETFSMDPQLERQVETIRNLVDSYIGIVNKSIRDLMPKTIMHLMINSAKDFIHSELLAYLYSSGDQNSLMEESADQAQRRDEMLRMYHALKEALHIIGDITTTTVTVPVPPPVNDSWMQEASPTPQRRPPAAAAPPPSRPPAVSGPRPGPPLNPSPAFGGPPIPSRPGPPPSNAFGSNNHQDPFSAPPLIPSRPARIPPGVPSRRPPGAPHRPTIIRPAEPSLLD, encoded by the exons ggattTTCTTCCTCGAGGATCAGGCATTGTCACCCGTAGACCTCTGATCCTGCAGCTGTGCTTTAACAAAGCCG AGTATGCAGAGTTCCTACACTGTAAAGGGAGGAAGTTTGTGGACTTTGAGGAAGTCCGGGCGGAGATTGAGGCGGAGACCGACAGGATCACAGGCTCCAACAAGGGCATCTCCGCCATCCCCATCAACCTCCGGGTCTACTCCCCTAACG TGTTAAACCTGACTCTGATCGACCTGCCGGGGATGACTAAGGTGGCAGTGGGGGACCAGCCGCTGGACATAGAGCACCAGATCAGGGACATGCTGCTGCAGTTCATCACCAAGGAGAGTTGCCTCATCCTGGCCGTCACCCCCGCCAACCAGGACCTGGCCAACTCCGACGCCCTCAAGATTGCCAAGGAGGTGGACCCACAGG GTCTGCGCACTATTGGCGTGATCACAAAGCTGGACCTGATGGACGAAGGGACGGATGCTAAAGACATCCTGGAGAACAAACTGCTACCTCTGCGTAGAG GTTATATCGGCGTGGTGAACCGCAGTCAGAAGGACATAGATGGCAGGAAGGACATCCGCGCTGCGCTGGCTGCTGAGAGGAAGTTCTTCCTGTCTCACCCGGGCTACAGACACATGGCCGAGCGCATGGGCACCCCACACCTGCAGAAACAACTAAACCAG caacTGACCAACCACATCAGGGACACTCTGCCTGGGCTACGCAGTAAGCTGCAGAGCCAGGTGCTCTCCCtggagaaagaggtggaggagtaCAAGAACTTCCGTCCCGATGACCCCACACGCAAGACCAAGGCCCTGCTGCA GATGGTGCAGCAGTTTGGGGTGGATTTTGAGAAGCGTATCGAGGGCTCTGGGGACCAGGTGGACACAGCGGAGCTGTCGGGCGGTGCCAAAATCAACCGGATCTTCCACGAGCGCTTCCCCTTCGAGCTGGTCAAG aTTGTGTTTGATGAGAAGGAGTTGAGGAGGGAGATCAGTCATGCCATCAAGAATGTCCATGGTGTCAG AACGGGCCTGTTCACTCCCGACCTGGCGTTTGAGGCCATTGTGAAAAAGCAGATCATTAAGCTGAAAGAGCCCTGTATCAAATGTATCGACCTTGTCATTCAGGAGCTCATCAACACAGTCAGGCAGTGCACCAACAAG CTGGGTTCTTACCCCCGGCTGAGAGAGGAGACCGAGAGGATCGTCACCACCtacgtcagagagagagagggcaagaccAAGGACCAG GTGATGCTGCTGATTGACATTGAGCTGTCCTACATCAACACCAACCACGAGGACTTTATAGGCTTCGCCAA TCTTGACTTCAGAAGGCACGATGATGGTAGCCCACCAGGGTACGGCAACAACAG TGCCCAGCAGAGAAATATACACCAGAACAAGAAGAGGGCCATTCCAAACCAG GGTGAGATTCTG GTCATCCGCAAAGGCTGGCTCACCATCAACATCAGCATCATGAAGGGAGGCTCCAAGGAGTACTGGTTCATCCTTACCGCAGAGTCACTATCCTGGTACAAGGATGAGGAG gagaaagagaagaagtacATGCTTCCCCTAGATAACCTCAAGCTGAGGGACGTGGAGAAAGGCTTCATGTCCACCAAACACGTATTTGGCGTCTTCAACACTGAATCCAG GAATGTGTATAAGGACCTGCGTCAGATTGAACTGGCCTGTGACACCCAGGAGGACGTGGACAGTTGGAAAGCCTCCTTCCTGAGGGCTGGGGTCTACCCTGAGAAGGACCAG GTGGACACTGAGGATACGGCCCCGTCAGAAACCTTCTCCATGGACCCCCAGCTGGAGAGGCAGGTGGAGACCATCCGTAACCTGGTGGACTCCTACATCGGCATCGTCAACAAGTCCATCAGGGACCTCATGCCCAAGACCATCATGCACCTCATGATCAACAGC gcTAAGGACTTCATCCACTCAGAGCTGCTGGCCTACCTGTACTCGTCAGGGGACCAAAACAGCCTGATGGAGGAGTCAGCTGACCAGGCGCAGCGCCGCGACGAGATGCTCCGCATGTACCACGCCCTCAAGGAGGCACTGCACATCATCGgtgacatcaccaccaccaccgtgACGGTCCCCGTGCCGCCGCCCGTCAACGACAGCTGGATGCAGgaagccag TCCTACCCCCCAGCGCCGCCCCCCGGCCGCAGCAGCCCCTCCCCCAAGCCGTCCTCCTGCAGTGAGTGGCCCAAGGCCGGGAccacccctcaacccctccccagCGTTTGGGGGGCCCCCCATCCCTTCTCGCCCGGGCCCGCCGCCCAGTAACGCCTTTGGCAGCAACAACCATCAGGACCCTTTCAGTGCCCCCCCACTGATCCCCTCTCGGCCCGCTCGCATCCCCCCTGGCGTGCCCAG cCGAAGACCCCCTGGCGCTCCTCACCGGCCCACCATAATCCGCCCTGCCGAGCCCTCCCTGCTAGACTAG
- the LOC110538675 gene encoding dynamin-2 isoform X5 — MGNRGMEDLIPLINKLQDAFSSIGQSCNLDLPQIAVVGGQSAGKSSVLENFVGRDFLPRGSGIVTRRPLILQLCFNKAEYAEFLHCKGRKFVDFEEVRAEIEAETDRITGSNKGISAIPINLRVYSPNVLNLTLIDLPGMTKVAVGDQPLDIEHQIRDMLLQFITKESCLILAVTPANQDLANSDALKIAKEVDPQGLRTIGVITKLDLMDEGTDAKDILENKLLPLRRGYIGVVNRSQKDIDGRKDIRAALAAERKFFLSHPGYRHMAERMGTPHLQKQLNQQLTNHIRDTLPGLRSKLQSQVLSLEKEVEEYKNFRPDDPTRKTKALLQMVQQFGVDFEKRIEGSGDQVDTAELSGGAKINRIFHERFPFELVKIVFDEKELRREISHAIKNVHGVRTGLFTPDLAFEAIVKKQIIKLKEPCIKCIDLVIQELINTVRQCTNKLGSYPRLREETERIVTTYVREREGKTKDQVMLLIDIELSYINTNHEDFIGFANLDFRRHDDGSPPGYGNNSAQQRNIHQNKKRAIPNQVIRKGWLTINISIMKGGSKEYWFILTAESLSWYKDEEEKEKKYMLPLDNLKLRDVEKGFMSTKHVFGVFNTESRNVYKDLRQIELACDTQEDVDSWKASFLRAGVYPEKDQVDTEDTAPSETFSMDPQLERQVETIRNLVDSYIGIVNKSIRDLMPKTIMHLMINSAKDFIHSELLAYLYSSGDQNSLMEESADQAQRRDEMLRMYHALKEALHIIGDITTTTVTVPVPPPVNDSWMQEASPTPQRRPPAAAAPPPSRPPAVSGPRPGPPLNPSPAFGGPPIPSRPGPPPSNAFGSNNHQDPFSAPPLIPSRPARIPPGVPSRRPPGAPHRPTIIRPAEPSLLD, encoded by the exons ggattTTCTTCCTCGAGGATCAGGCATTGTCACCCGTAGACCTCTGATCCTGCAGCTGTGCTTTAACAAAGCCG AGTATGCAGAGTTCCTACACTGTAAAGGGAGGAAGTTTGTGGACTTTGAGGAAGTCCGGGCGGAGATTGAGGCGGAGACCGACAGGATCACAGGCTCCAACAAGGGCATCTCCGCCATCCCCATCAACCTCCGGGTCTACTCCCCTAACG TGTTAAACCTGACTCTGATCGACCTGCCGGGGATGACTAAGGTGGCAGTGGGGGACCAGCCGCTGGACATAGAGCACCAGATCAGGGACATGCTGCTGCAGTTCATCACCAAGGAGAGTTGCCTCATCCTGGCCGTCACCCCCGCCAACCAGGACCTGGCCAACTCCGACGCCCTCAAGATTGCCAAGGAGGTGGACCCACAGG GTCTGCGCACTATTGGCGTGATCACAAAGCTGGACCTGATGGACGAAGGGACGGATGCTAAAGACATCCTGGAGAACAAACTGCTACCTCTGCGTAGAG GTTATATCGGCGTGGTGAACCGCAGTCAGAAGGACATAGATGGCAGGAAGGACATCCGCGCTGCGCTGGCTGCTGAGAGGAAGTTCTTCCTGTCTCACCCGGGCTACAGACACATGGCCGAGCGCATGGGCACCCCACACCTGCAGAAACAACTAAACCAG caacTGACCAACCACATCAGGGACACTCTGCCTGGGCTACGCAGTAAGCTGCAGAGCCAGGTGCTCTCCCtggagaaagaggtggaggagtaCAAGAACTTCCGTCCCGATGACCCCACACGCAAGACCAAGGCCCTGCTGCA GATGGTGCAGCAGTTTGGGGTGGATTTTGAGAAGCGTATCGAGGGCTCTGGGGACCAGGTGGACACAGCGGAGCTGTCGGGCGGTGCCAAAATCAACCGGATCTTCCACGAGCGCTTCCCCTTCGAGCTGGTCAAG aTTGTGTTTGATGAGAAGGAGTTGAGGAGGGAGATCAGTCATGCCATCAAGAATGTCCATGGTGTCAG AACGGGCCTGTTCACTCCCGACCTGGCGTTTGAGGCCATTGTGAAAAAGCAGATCATTAAGCTGAAAGAGCCCTGTATCAAATGTATCGACCTTGTCATTCAGGAGCTCATCAACACAGTCAGGCAGTGCACCAACAAG CTGGGTTCTTACCCCCGGCTGAGAGAGGAGACCGAGAGGATCGTCACCACCtacgtcagagagagagagggcaagaccAAGGACCAG GTGATGCTGCTGATTGACATTGAGCTGTCCTACATCAACACCAACCACGAGGACTTTATAGGCTTCGCCAA TCTTGACTTCAGAAGGCACGATGATGGTAGCCCACCAGGGTACGGCAACAACAG TGCCCAGCAGAGAAATATACACCAGAACAAGAAGAGGGCCATTCCAAACCAG GTCATCCGCAAAGGCTGGCTCACCATCAACATCAGCATCATGAAGGGAGGCTCCAAGGAGTACTGGTTCATCCTTACCGCAGAGTCACTATCCTGGTACAAGGATGAGGAG gagaaagagaagaagtacATGCTTCCCCTAGATAACCTCAAGCTGAGGGACGTGGAGAAAGGCTTCATGTCCACCAAACACGTATTTGGCGTCTTCAACACTGAATCCAG GAATGTGTATAAGGACCTGCGTCAGATTGAACTGGCCTGTGACACCCAGGAGGACGTGGACAGTTGGAAAGCCTCCTTCCTGAGGGCTGGGGTCTACCCTGAGAAGGACCAG GTGGACACTGAGGATACGGCCCCGTCAGAAACCTTCTCCATGGACCCCCAGCTGGAGAGGCAGGTGGAGACCATCCGTAACCTGGTGGACTCCTACATCGGCATCGTCAACAAGTCCATCAGGGACCTCATGCCCAAGACCATCATGCACCTCATGATCAACAGC gcTAAGGACTTCATCCACTCAGAGCTGCTGGCCTACCTGTACTCGTCAGGGGACCAAAACAGCCTGATGGAGGAGTCAGCTGACCAGGCGCAGCGCCGCGACGAGATGCTCCGCATGTACCACGCCCTCAAGGAGGCACTGCACATCATCGgtgacatcaccaccaccaccgtgACGGTCCCCGTGCCGCCGCCCGTCAACGACAGCTGGATGCAGgaagccag TCCTACCCCCCAGCGCCGCCCCCCGGCCGCAGCAGCCCCTCCCCCAAGCCGTCCTCCTGCAGTGAGTGGCCCAAGGCCGGGAccacccctcaacccctccccagCGTTTGGGGGGCCCCCCATCCCTTCTCGCCCGGGCCCGCCGCCCAGTAACGCCTTTGGCAGCAACAACCATCAGGACCCTTTCAGTGCCCCCCCACTGATCCCCTCTCGGCCCGCTCGCATCCCCCCTGGCGTGCCCAG cCGAAGACCCCCTGGCGCTCCTCACCGGCCCACCATAATCCGCCCTGCCGAGCCCTCCCTGCTAGACTAG
- the LOC110538675 gene encoding dynamin-2 isoform X10 has translation MGNRGMEDLIPLINKLQDAFSSIGQSCNLDLPQIAVVGGQSAGKSSVLENFVGRDFLPRGSGIVTRRPLILQLCFNKAEYAEFLHCKGRKFVDFEEVRAEIEAETDRITGSNKGISAIPINLRVYSPNVLNLTLIDLPGMTKVAVGDQPLDIEHQIRDMLLQFITKESCLILAVTPANQDLANSDALKIAKEVDPQGLRTIGVITKLDLMDEGTDAKDILENKLLPLRRGYIGVVNRSQKDIDGRKDIRAALAAERKFFLSHPGYRHMAERMGTPHLQKQLNQQLTNHIRDTLPGLRSKLQSQVLSLEKEVEEYKNFRPDDPTRKTKALLQMVQQFGVDFEKRIEGSGDQVDTAELSGGAKINRIFHERFPFELVKIVFDEKELRREISHAIKNVHGVRTGLFTPDLAFEAIVKKQIIKLKEPCIKCIDLVIQELINTVRQCTNKLGSYPRLREETERIVTTYVREREGKTKDQVMLLIDIELSYINTNHEDFIGFANAQQRNIHQNKKRAIPNQVIRKGWLTINISIMKGGSKEYWFILTAESLSWYKDEEEKEKKYMLPLDNLKLRDVEKGFMSTKHVFGVFNTESSRNVYKDLRQIELACDTQEDVDSWKASFLRAGVYPEKDQVDTEDTAPSETFSMDPQLERQVETIRNLVDSYIGIVNKSIRDLMPKTIMHLMINSAKDFIHSELLAYLYSSGDQNSLMEESADQAQRRDEMLRMYHALKEALHIIGDITTTTVTVPVPPPVNDSWMQEASPTPQRRPPAAAAPPPSRPPAVSGPRPGPPLNPSPAFGGPPIPSRPGPPPSNAFGSNNHQDPFSAPPLIPSRPARIPPGVPSRRPPGAPHRPTIIRPAEPSLLD, from the exons ggattTTCTTCCTCGAGGATCAGGCATTGTCACCCGTAGACCTCTGATCCTGCAGCTGTGCTTTAACAAAGCCG AGTATGCAGAGTTCCTACACTGTAAAGGGAGGAAGTTTGTGGACTTTGAGGAAGTCCGGGCGGAGATTGAGGCGGAGACCGACAGGATCACAGGCTCCAACAAGGGCATCTCCGCCATCCCCATCAACCTCCGGGTCTACTCCCCTAACG TGTTAAACCTGACTCTGATCGACCTGCCGGGGATGACTAAGGTGGCAGTGGGGGACCAGCCGCTGGACATAGAGCACCAGATCAGGGACATGCTGCTGCAGTTCATCACCAAGGAGAGTTGCCTCATCCTGGCCGTCACCCCCGCCAACCAGGACCTGGCCAACTCCGACGCCCTCAAGATTGCCAAGGAGGTGGACCCACAGG GTCTGCGCACTATTGGCGTGATCACAAAGCTGGACCTGATGGACGAAGGGACGGATGCTAAAGACATCCTGGAGAACAAACTGCTACCTCTGCGTAGAG GTTATATCGGCGTGGTGAACCGCAGTCAGAAGGACATAGATGGCAGGAAGGACATCCGCGCTGCGCTGGCTGCTGAGAGGAAGTTCTTCCTGTCTCACCCGGGCTACAGACACATGGCCGAGCGCATGGGCACCCCACACCTGCAGAAACAACTAAACCAG caacTGACCAACCACATCAGGGACACTCTGCCTGGGCTACGCAGTAAGCTGCAGAGCCAGGTGCTCTCCCtggagaaagaggtggaggagtaCAAGAACTTCCGTCCCGATGACCCCACACGCAAGACCAAGGCCCTGCTGCA GATGGTGCAGCAGTTTGGGGTGGATTTTGAGAAGCGTATCGAGGGCTCTGGGGACCAGGTGGACACAGCGGAGCTGTCGGGCGGTGCCAAAATCAACCGGATCTTCCACGAGCGCTTCCCCTTCGAGCTGGTCAAG aTTGTGTTTGATGAGAAGGAGTTGAGGAGGGAGATCAGTCATGCCATCAAGAATGTCCATGGTGTCAG AACGGGCCTGTTCACTCCCGACCTGGCGTTTGAGGCCATTGTGAAAAAGCAGATCATTAAGCTGAAAGAGCCCTGTATCAAATGTATCGACCTTGTCATTCAGGAGCTCATCAACACAGTCAGGCAGTGCACCAACAAG CTGGGTTCTTACCCCCGGCTGAGAGAGGAGACCGAGAGGATCGTCACCACCtacgtcagagagagagagggcaagaccAAGGACCAG GTGATGCTGCTGATTGACATTGAGCTGTCCTACATCAACACCAACCACGAGGACTTTATAGGCTTCGCCAA TGCCCAGCAGAGAAATATACACCAGAACAAGAAGAGGGCCATTCCAAACCAG GTCATCCGCAAAGGCTGGCTCACCATCAACATCAGCATCATGAAGGGAGGCTCCAAGGAGTACTGGTTCATCCTTACCGCAGAGTCACTATCCTGGTACAAGGATGAGGAG gagaaagagaagaagtacATGCTTCCCCTAGATAACCTCAAGCTGAGGGACGTGGAGAAAGGCTTCATGTCCACCAAACACGTATTTGGCGTCTTCAACACTGAATCCAG CAGGAATGTGTATAAGGACCTGCGTCAGATTGAACTGGCCTGTGACACCCAGGAGGACGTGGACAGTTGGAAAGCCTCCTTCCTGAGGGCTGGGGTCTACCCTGAGAAGGACCAG GTGGACACTGAGGATACGGCCCCGTCAGAAACCTTCTCCATGGACCCCCAGCTGGAGAGGCAGGTGGAGACCATCCGTAACCTGGTGGACTCCTACATCGGCATCGTCAACAAGTCCATCAGGGACCTCATGCCCAAGACCATCATGCACCTCATGATCAACAGC gcTAAGGACTTCATCCACTCAGAGCTGCTGGCCTACCTGTACTCGTCAGGGGACCAAAACAGCCTGATGGAGGAGTCAGCTGACCAGGCGCAGCGCCGCGACGAGATGCTCCGCATGTACCACGCCCTCAAGGAGGCACTGCACATCATCGgtgacatcaccaccaccaccgtgACGGTCCCCGTGCCGCCGCCCGTCAACGACAGCTGGATGCAGgaagccag TCCTACCCCCCAGCGCCGCCCCCCGGCCGCAGCAGCCCCTCCCCCAAGCCGTCCTCCTGCAGTGAGTGGCCCAAGGCCGGGAccacccctcaacccctccccagCGTTTGGGGGGCCCCCCATCCCTTCTCGCCCGGGCCCGCCGCCCAGTAACGCCTTTGGCAGCAACAACCATCAGGACCCTTTCAGTGCCCCCCCACTGATCCCCTCTCGGCCCGCTCGCATCCCCCCTGGCGTGCCCAG cCGAAGACCCCCTGGCGCTCCTCACCGGCCCACCATAATCCGCCCTGCCGAGCCCTCCCTGCTAGACTAG